From a single Mobula birostris isolate sMobBir1 chromosome 13, sMobBir1.hap1, whole genome shotgun sequence genomic region:
- the LOC140207005 gene encoding uncharacterized protein, which yields MAHQRDHTAERPFTCSYCGKGFTQSFNLQVHQRVHTGEKPFTCSDCGKGFSCSSQLKVHQSVHTGERPFTCSDCGKGFTLSSRLLRHQSVHTGEWPFTCSVCGKGFTFSPHLLRHQSVHTGEWPFTCSDCGKGFTESSQHKVHQRVHTGERPFTCSVCGKGFIRSSNLKVHQRVHTGERPFTCSDCGKEFTLSSQLKVHQRVHTGERPFTCSVCGKGFIRSSNLEVHQRVHTGERPFTCSDCGKGFTRFAILQAHWSVHTGERPFTCSDCGKGFTRSSQLKVHQRVHTR from the coding sequence atggctcaccagcgagatcacactgcagagaggccattcacctgctcatactgtgggaagggattcactcagtcatttaatctgcaggtacatcagagagttcacactggagagaagccattcacctgctcggactgtgggaagggattctcttgctcatcccaactgaaggtgcatcagtcggttcacactggggagaggccgttcacctgctcagactgtgggaagggattcactttgtcatctcgattactgagacaccagtcagttcacaccggagagtggccattcacctgctcagtctgtgggaagggattcactttctcacctcacctactgagacaccagtcagttcacaccggagagtggccattcacctgctcagattgtgggaagggattcactgaatcatctcaacataaggtacatcagcgagttcacacaggggagaggccatttacctgctcagtctgtgggaagggattcattaggtcatctaatctgaaggtacatcagcgagttcacactggagagaggccattcacctgctcagactgtggaaaggaattcactttgtcatcacaactgaaggtacatcagcgagttcacacaggggagaggccattcacctgctcggtctgtgggaagggattcattaggtCATCCAATCTggaggtacatcagcgagttcacactggggagaggccattcacttgctcagactgcgggaagggattcacacggtTCGCTATCTTACAagcacactggtcagttcacactggggagaggccattcacctgctcagactgtgggaagggattcactcggtcatctcaactgaaggtacatcagcgagttcacactaggTAG